The genomic stretch TTGTCCACGGCTGGTTCGCCGGTGGCGCACATCGAATCCTTGGGCGCGCCTGGGGGCTTTTGAAGCAGGGCTGCTTGGGTCAAGTCACTTCCAGATGAGTTCTACCGTGCGACATCCAAGCCGGGCCGCTGGAAATGGAAAGAGCTGAAGGTTAGCTGCTGCGTACAGCTTCCCACCCCGCCTCGAACGCCGCTCTGATCAGCAACATTCCTCGATCATCCACGTTCTGGAGGTACTGGGACCATTCGGCCCAGGCGGCCTCCAGCTCGGCCGAGTCGGGCATCTCTTTCACCGACGCGGCGCCGATGCGAGCTGGATCGACATGAGGGTCGAGGTTGTGCTCGTGATCGCGCAACAGGCCTTCGTTTGCAAGGCCAAACTTGTGCACGAACTTGGCGAGCGCTTCTGGATCGTCGGGGTGGCCACAACGGCAGGGAGGATCGGCCCGATTTCGCCTTGCGCCGCATCCCAGGCAACGCATGCAGTTCGGACAAATAGCGCTGGTGACACGAATCACCAGGTCACAACCAGGGCAACGGACAAGGGCTGCCTTGTTCATACCGCGATTCTACTGCGCGGCCGTATGCGAAGCCCGAGAATCTGCATTCTCAATGAGCCAGTACCCCGTTCGCCCCGTTCGACAACTCTGCCCGCGGTTCGTTACACTTGCCGCTCTTGGCCCCGGGAGCAAGAGTTGCGTGACCGCGCAGGGCGATGATTGGCAGCACGAGTTTGTCTCGACCGGCGACGTGCGGTTGCACGTCGTCCTGGCCGGTCCACCGTCGGGACCGCCCGTCATCTTGCTACATGGCTTCCCCGAGTTCTGGTACTCCTGGCGGCACCAGATCGACGACTTGGCGCGGGCCGGTTATCGAGTCGTCGCGCCCGACCAGCGCGGTTACAACCTGAGCGACAAGCCCGCGCGGGTGCGCGATTACACCGTCGAGACGCTGGCCACGGACGTCTTCAACCTGGCCGATGCCCTGGGCTTGCAGCGGCCGGCGCTCGTGGGGCACGACTGGGGGGCGGCGGTCACCTGGTGGGCGGCGCTGCGGCATCCTCAGCGCCTGAGCAAAATCGCGATCCTGAACGTGCCGCACCCGATCGTCATGGCGCGGGCGCTGCGTAAGAGTTGGGCGCAGTTGCGCAAGAGCTGGTACGTGTTTTTCTTTCAGCTCCCCTGGTTGCCCGAGCGCGGCTTGACGCGCGCCGAGGGCCGGGCGATGGCCCGCGGCATCCAGAAGACGGGCCGCGCGGGGGCCTTCACCGTCGACGACCTGCCGCGCTATCGCGAGGCCTGGCTGCAGCCGGGCGCAGCGACCGGCATGATCAACTGGTACCGCGCTGCGGTGCGCTATCCCCTGCCCCGGCTCGAGTCGATGCGCGTCAGCATACCGACGCTGATCATCTGGGGGGCACAGGACCAATTCCTGGGCCGCGACATGGCCCAAGCGAGCGTCGAGCTGTGCGATGCGGGCGAGCTGCGCATGATCGAGGAAGCGACGCATTGGGTGCAGCACGAGGAATCCGCGCGGATCAATCCTTGGCTGATCGACTACTTGCGTCCCTGAGTTGTTGGGAAAGGACGAGATGGGGAATTCTGAATTCGACTACCGCGGACCGATCAAGCTGATCGTGTTCGATTGGGCCGGGACCACGGTCGACTACGGTTGCTTTGCGCCGGTGCGGCCGTTCGTGGGTGTGTTCGGGGCGGCCGGCGTCGAGATCACGCTG from Pirellulales bacterium encodes the following:
- a CDS encoding alpha/beta hydrolase — translated: MTAQGDDWQHEFVSTGDVRLHVVLAGPPSGPPVILLHGFPEFWYSWRHQIDDLARAGYRVVAPDQRGYNLSDKPARVRDYTVETLATDVFNLADALGLQRPALVGHDWGAAVTWWAALRHPQRLSKIAILNVPHPIVMARALRKSWAQLRKSWYVFFFQLPWLPERGLTRAEGRAMARGIQKTGRAGAFTVDDLPRYREAWLQPGAATGMINWYRAAVRYPLPRLESMRVSIPTLIIWGAQDQFLGRDMAQASVELCDAGELRMIEEATHWVQHEESARINPWLIDYLRP